One Triticum dicoccoides isolate Atlit2015 ecotype Zavitan chromosome 5B, WEW_v2.0, whole genome shotgun sequence genomic window carries:
- the LOC119308213 gene encoding NDR1/HIN1-like protein 1 yields MGKDCGNHGDDHLRNGCRRLLAVLLVLAFIVAIITLIVYLVLRPTHPRFFLQDASLRQLNLSNSSGLLSTSLQVTVASRNPNDRVGVYYDRLDVYASYKYQQITVAASLPAVYQGHGDVDVWSPVLDGPNVPFAPYLASAISQDCQAGYLILQVKIDGRVRWKVGSWISGHYHLFVTCPAFLVTSGGNGAPGASGFKFQTTTYCHVEV; encoded by the coding sequence ATGGGCAAGGACTGCGGCAACCACGGCGACGACCACCTCCGGAACGGCTGCCGGCGCCTCCTGGCCGTGCTCCTGGTCCTGGCCTTCATCGTCGCCATCATCACCCTCATCGTCTACTTGGTGCTCCGCCCCACCCACCCGCGCTTTTTCCTCCAGGACGCCTCCCTCCGGCAGCTCAACCTCTCCAACTCCTCGGGCCTCCTCTCCACCTCCCTCCAGGTCACCGTAGCCTCCCGCAACCCCAACGACCGCGTCGGTGTCTACTACGACCGCCTCGACGTCTACGCCTCCTACAAGTACCAGCAGATCACCGTCGCCGCCTCGCTCCCGGCGGTCTACCAGGGCCACGGCGACGTCGACGTATGGTCACCAGTGCTCGACGGGCCCAACGTGCCCTTCGCGCCGTACCTCGCCAGCGCCATCTCCCAGGACTGCCAGGCTGGCTACCTCATCCTCCAGGTCAAGATCGACGGCCGCGTCAGGTGGAAGGTCGGCAGCTGGATCTCTGGCCATTACCACCTCTTCGTCACCTGCCCGGCCTTCCTCGTCACCAGCGGCGGCAACGGCGCACCAGGGGCTAGCGGGTTCAAGTTCCAGACGACCACTTACTGCCACGTAGAGGTCTAG